In Colius striatus isolate bColStr4 chromosome 17, bColStr4.1.hap1, whole genome shotgun sequence, the following proteins share a genomic window:
- the LOC133627097 gene encoding protein DGCR6, which yields MERPCGAGGYEAAEQQPSRQQERHYRLLSELQALVKALPSPCQQRLSYTTLSDLALALLDGTVFEIVQGLLEIQHLTEKNLYSQRLQLHSEHRGLKQELFHRHKEAQQCCRPHNLPLLRAAQQREMEAVEQRIREEQRMMDERIVLELDQKVIDQQSTLEKAGVSGFYITTNPQELALQMNLLELIRKLQQRESEAEKAFS from the exons ATGGAGCGGCCGTGCGGGGCAGGGGGGTACGAGGCGGCGGAGCAGCAGCCGTCCCGGCAGCAGGAGCGGCACTACCGGCTGCTGTCCGAGCTGCAGGCGCTGGTGAAGGCGCTGCCCAG CCCCTGTCAGCAGCGTCTCTCCTACACCACGCTGAGCGACCTGGCGCTGGCGCTGCTGGACGGGACCGTGTTCGAGATCGTGCAGGGCCTGCTGGAGATCCAACACCTCACCGAGAAGAACCTGTACAGCCAgcggctgcagctgcacagcgAGCACCGCG ggctgaagCAGGAGCTGTTCCACCGGCACAAGGaggcccagcagtgctgcaggccCCACAACCTGCCGCTGCTCCGTGCGGCACAGCAGCgggagatggag GCTGTGGAGCAACGAATTCGAGAGGAACAGCGAATGATGGATGAGAGGATAGTCTTGGAACTGGACCAAAAAGTGATTGACCAACAGAGCACTCTGGAGAAGGCTGGAGTGTCTGGCTTCTACATCACTACCAACCCACAG GAGCTGGCTTTACAGATGAACTTGCTGGAGCTGATCCGGAAGCTACAACAGAGGGAATCCGAGGCTGAGAAGGCTTTTTCCTGA